A window from Drosophila subobscura isolate 14011-0131.10 chromosome O, UCBerk_Dsub_1.0, whole genome shotgun sequence encodes these proteins:
- the LOC117898571 gene encoding uncharacterized protein LOC117898571 isoform X13, whose translation MSMSQQMVGGYQKPPPLTRNLTISGGHAMDSSSYGQQQQQQQQQQLNQQQHRRPQYASQQQRSFSSSEEEFQNQLLQAQAQAAGAGATVSAGSDYDGGRLQVRTSLDPWRQQRSLNERDLLSTSAGGTSSDYRLLAHTSQRLYSSADQRDRYELQLQHRDRVEQYPLTRTARLDVQQRNSLNRTNHERQFVGGATSGGVTGAAGAYRRAPPLAATGGGGSSSSSTSSSYYPPHSQGQSKPQIVIGSGAYDRGGVMSADQGGTSSRGSLSRERALLGGKGLGGGGGSSSVSSTEAAYWDEPAGGSTSSSSAAQDSRRFTERRIKKTVRFDAHEDEASIMAGGGMMGSGSLPPVTTILPSTAVDVGSATLLTSGKMGGMGQGPPPMEGASAGDWARWEAERQGSQDSATKDSGIDTSSTFTSSEDSNRGDGPKNPVNWQTSADNTRLIGHMILRKYYDGEDILGLKVNGGQPIGGGVGGIGGGGVIGGPLGGGPCGAIVEKVKRGSVADLEGRIRPGDEIIEWNGRNLHNKSADEVYDILDESRLDAQVELIVSRLISGSGGSSQNVSPSSASNAHAHAHTNNSGSSSNLPPVRRSSANFPHSGLASSMAGSAVVSSGGRYLQRKAPAVEAIEIHRDKPSVLITSPGSPDIHVTAAGNGVRSQRGGASQHIQRLGASHSTHSHSSSGSGSVSGSSTTSSVHAASSSIQGVAPVAVASVSNSSSAPGGGLHGTTTAGHHHHHHCHQPLPPAHLHGSPLGMGMGSGAGTTTQPIPIEGRLQLKLGYDQNTLQLIVTLVCATGLSLRQSGAGRNPYAKVFLLPDRSHKSKRRTKTVGTTCEPRWAQTFLYSGLRRCDLNGRLLEVTLWDYVRYGANDFIGEVVIDLAHHILDDEAEWYQLQPHQDTSYLLRDEGSDVDGLILTPTDHLSPPSTMSRMSDSDTTSDCDIDGMTPVASISSMGSSASPPPMLELDLNERRSRRDMSPQGRKRVAGMVARDYRTVSGIGQSYHNQASATGYYRRGGGGGIGGNGVGSTCIGPGGMSLSQRSHSAAPNDSYHSGGVGGVPTGGPGYGYRSTSPRRGSLSPPDDRYIDYPVLPVHGSPNAPSVYPGTGPGIAATSATQQQRFQSRSATATPTGSPKKRQLPQVPQTSRSAMLRDRLGQDFDERLASGSRFGRHRTRQPHHQATYRSTGMGGWERHYTGLSDSDLHSMDARMRPRHSLSPDKDFMGEFGDSDMESVVSVTSSAFSTQSERPRTSRGLSFAHNWRNLFGVRNSFLGGGATGGGPVTGLRMMHPLDAAHRANTIEVDDCDYLPHVAGGGGTQQLLLLEQLEQLQHLAAMAAADSPPISAGLGLGVGMGCGMGMGVPQRVLVTDANSGELVEQFFVEPATAAEETSVIDPLDPLEPLDPHVHLHPHSVYYSPHLSSAVTNNHHPSFLTPNDMFQRRSNGQTTPASASASASASAFAHAYPLPLPLPSFEQFKRITTPVMNLFRSSSPIPNVHAHAHDHAHTVSSSPSSYVGYVRDHLDKSCSHCQNGSQPVVLSTNTALAMPGLTIGACTDPCCLVDAHPHPQHQPIAYPYSAEQLLRRPSLSASMYQPSSSEPSLPTMDPAMCGECVDQHFLGGLTGPQVNLGAVPTYHVHTPTPTAHRRAKAQLAAPPSLPTQSVLRLSRQLSEDALVSAVPISESTAKAQPTSILKKPKLERRRMFHEGQSRSLDYDDLHNKSWGRRRIRYEDEVAQHEAAAYPYPHSYPYPHSSTSPAEGQLPMSRRYGSETNIRQSYMGANVDAHNPLSHSHFLVTDDKIVTITYDSDVGWTRRGVAPSLFRGPHRQQRGAMSLDLQRTNQQKLYGPAAPYLKRRRNLPHPPSAQNAHNFSPMEARDGGSTGMDYALPQHGGEQRGGNVGIGNGSGGGGGGGGQHNNMNSNSTTLNQSHHQNHTTNHHHNSQQQQASSVSVSQSHNKKGKEGIAIGGTMASSEQQTKSSSGSGGATSAAAAGNIVVGGNNANNASSSSFANPPQQHHGVANQPITTNASPNTNTNTNINNYNNYMNNNNYNNNQNRAQSSSTQPQQQQQQLQQLQQPNTNSTTPMNTTTNDVTHDATNPTQQQQNTCTNQSTTTITTSTTTTNTSSNATNAATTTTTTTTTTATTTTTTATNATTTATNPTTNTNTTNNTNDTNATTTNDADADADAPLDAIDWDAIDAMLDDDFSEYDKDKNGTEGGAKSTEGGAEGEDKADGSQSDTANDRKKGGTVDQERSPKGGSGMGKKSNSTSQLSATGRKRRMGFGKKGKNSFTVHRSEEVLPGDITRELRGGGGVGVAGAGAGGASGAAGGGGGGLSRGSSSEADAIEQFFGDGAGGERFSPSLRNDGALNEFVEGLGPGQLVGRQVLGAPSLGDIQLSMCHQKGFLEVEVIRARGLTQKPSSKMLPAPYVKVYLVSGKNCVDKMKTSTARRTLDPLYQQQLVFKHSYAGCILQITVWGDYGRIEKKVFMGVAQIMLDDLNLSNIVIGWYKLFGTTSLVSCSTVGLGSRRSSLASLDSLKL comes from the exons GCGGGCGTCTACAGGTGCGCACCTCATTGGATCCCTGGCGCCAGCAGCGGAGCCTCAACGAGCGCGATCTATTGAGCACCAGTGCCGGCGGCACATCCAGTGATTACCGCCTGTTGGCCCACACCAGCCAGCGGCTGTACTCGTCGGCGGATCAGCGCGATCGCtacgagctgcagctgcagcatcgcGATCGCGTGGAGCAGTATCCGCTGACCAGGACCGCGCGGCTGGACGTGCAGCAGCGCAACTCGCTGAATCGCACCAATCACGAGCGACAGTTCGTCGGCGGAGCGACGAGTGGCGGGGtgactggtgctgctggcgccTACCGACGTGCCCCGCCCTTGGCCGCAaccggcggcggtggcagcagcagcagtagcaccagcagcagctactatCCCCCACACAGCCAGGGCCAGTCCAAGCCACAGATTGTGATCGGTTCGGGTGCCTATGATCGAGGAGGCGTCATGTCCGCTGACCAGGGCGGCACCAGCTCGAGAGGCAGCCTGAGCAGGGAGCGCGCGCTGTTGGGCGGCAAAGGCttgggcggtggcggtggcagcagttCCGTCAGCTCCACGGAGGCAGCCTACTGGGATGAGCCAGCGGGGGGCAGCACATCATCCTCATCGGCGGCCCAGGATTCGCGTCGCTTTACCGAGCGTAGAATAAAGAAAACAGTGCGCTTCGATGCTCACGAGGATGAGGCATCCATTATGGCCGGTGGCGGAATGATGGGCAGCGGATCGTTGCCACCGGTGACCACAATACTGCCTTCGACAGCGGTGGATGTGGGCTCGGCCACGCTGCTGACCAGCGGCAAGATGGGCGGCATGGGACAGGGACCACCACCCATGGAGGGGGCTAGTGCTGGTGACTGGGCACGATGGGAGGCCGAACGACAGGGCAGCCAGGACTCGGCGACCAAGGACTCGGGCATTGACACGAGCAGCACATTCACCAGCAGCGAGGACTCAAACCGCGGTGACGGGCCCAAG aatcCGGTGAATTGGCAAACATCCGCGGATAATACTCGCTTGATTGGGCACATGATATTACGTAAATACTATGATGGGGAAGATATATTAGGCTTAAAGGTCAACGGCGGCCAGCCCatcggaggaggagtaggaggaataggaggaggaggagtaatAGGAGGACCATTAGGAGGAGGTCCATGCGGTGCTATTGTGGAGAAGGTGAAACGCGGATCGGTGGCCGATCTAGAAGGCCGCATACGACCAG GCGACGAAATCATCGAGTGGAATGGCCGtaatttgcacaacaaaagcgCAGATGAGGTCTACGATATACTCGACGAGAGCCGCCTGGATGCGCAGGTGGAATTGATTGTCAGCCGTCTGATCAGTGGAAGTGGCGGCAGCAGTCAGAACGTCAGTCCCAGCAGTGCCTccaacgcccacgcccacgcccacaccaacaacagcggaagcagcagcaacctaCCGCCGGTACGCCGCTCCTCGGCCAACTTTCCGCACAGCGgcctggccagcagcatggcAGGCAGTGCGGTGGTTAGCAGCGGCGGCCGATATCTACAGCGCAAAG CGCCCGCTGTTGAGGCCATTGAAATCCATCGTGATAAGCCGAGTGTTTTGATAACCTCACCCGGCTCACCGGATATTCACGTAACTGCAGCGGGCAACGGTGTACGGAGTCAACGTGGCGGCGCCTCGCAGCATATACAGCGCCTGGGAGCAAGCCACAGCactcacagccacagcagcagtgggagtggcagcgtcagcggcagcagcaccaccagcagcgtACACGCAGCGTCCAGCAGCATACAGGGCGTTGCACCCGTTGCCGTCGCCTCCGTGTCGAATTCTTCCTCCGCGCCGGGCGGAGGTCTGCACGGCACAACGACGGcgggccaccaccaccatcaccattgCCATCAGCCATTGCCGCCCGCCCATTTGCATGGCAGCCCTCTGGGCATGGGGATGGGCAGTGGGGCGGGTACGACGACGCAACCGATACCGATCGAGGggcggctgcagctgaagctcgGCTACGATCAGAATACACTTCAGCTGATTGTGACGCTGGTGTGTGCCACAGGCCTATCCCTGCGCCAGAGCGGAGCGGGCCGAAATCCCTATGCAAAA GTGTTCCTTCTGCCCGATCGTAGCCACAAGTCAAAGCGTCGTACCAAGACGGTAGGCACCACCTGCGAACCACGCTGGGCTCAGACATTTCTCTACTCGGGCCTGCGACGCTGTGATCTTAATGGACGACTGCTTGAG GTGACGCTGTGGGACTATGTGCGGTATGGAGCCAACGATTTCATCGGCGAGGTGGTCATTGATCTGGCCCATCACATACTGGACGACGAGGCCGAATGGTATCAACTGCAGCCGCATCAGGACACCTCCTATCTC TTACGTGACGAGGGCAGCGATGTGGACGGCCTGATACTGACACCGACAGATCATTTATCACCGCCGAGCACCATGTCGCGTATGAGCGACTCGGACACGACGTCCGACTGTGACATCGATGGAATGACGCCGGTGGCCAGCATCTCCTCGATGGGAAGCTCGGCCAGTCCGCCGCCCATGTTAGAG CTCGATCTAAACGAGCGTCGATCCAGACGCGACATGTCACCGCAGGGCCGCAAACGTGTGGCCGGAATGGTGGCCCGTGATTATCGCACTGTATCTGGCATTGGACAAAGTTATCACAATCAG GCATCTGCCACGGGCTATTATCgacgcggcggcggcggtggaatCGGTGGTAATGGTGTCGGTTCCACCTGCATCGGACCCGGTGGCATGAGCCTCAGTCAGCGCAGTCATTCGGCGGCACCCAACGACAGCTACCACAGCGGCGGTGTGGGCGGAGTGCCCACAGGTGGCCCAGGCTACGGCTATAGGAGTACCAGTCCACGCAGAGGCTCATTGTCGCCACCGGACGATCGGTACATAGACTATCCAGTGCTTCCAGTACACGGCTCACCCAACGCACCCTCCGTATATCCGGGCACGGGTCCGGGCATTGCAGCCACATcggccacacagcagcagagatttCAGTCGCGCtcggccacagccacgccGACAGGATCGCCAAAGAAGAGGCAACTGCCACAG GTTCCTCAGACCTCACGTAGCGCCATGCTGCGTGACCGACTGGGCCAGGACTTTGACGAGCGTCTGGCCTCGGGCAGTCGCTTTGGGCGGCATCGCACACGCCAGCCGCATCATCAGGCCACCTACCGCAGCACTGGCATGGGCGGCTGGGAGCGTCACTACACGGGCCTATCCGACAGCGATCTGCACTCGATGGACGCGCGTATGAGGCCGCGACACTCGCTGTCGCCGGACAAGGACTTTATGGGCGAGTTCGGTGACTCCGATATGGAGTCTGTGGTCAGTGTGACGTCCAGCGCGTTCTCCACGCAGTCGGAAAGGCCGCGCACCTCGCGGGGACTCAG CTTCGCCCACAACTGGCGCAATCTCTTTGGCGTACGCAACAGCTTCTTGGGTGGAGGAGCCACCGGCGGAGGACCCGTGACTGGACTCCGCATGATGCATCCCCTGGATGCAGCCCACCGTGCCAACACCATCGAGGTGGATGACTGTGACTATCTGCCGCACGTGGCGGGTGGGGGCGGcacacagcagctgctgctgctggagcagctcgAGCAGTTGCAGCATTTGGCGGCCATGGCGGCCGCCGATTCCCCACCCATTTCGGCGGGACTCGGACTCGGCGTTGGAATGGGATgtgggatggggatgggagTGCCGCAACGTGTTCTGGTGACGGACGCTAATAGCGGCGAACTGGTCGAGCAATTCTTCGTGGAGCCGGCCACAGCCGCCGAGGAGACTTCGGTCATTGATCCGCTTGATCCACTCGAACCACTCGATCCTCATGTGCATTTGCATCCACATTCCGTGTACTATTCGCCTCATTTGTCCTCAGCAGTCACCAACAACCACCATCCGTCATTTCTGACGCCCAACGACATGTTCCAACGACGGTCCAACGGACAGACAACACCCGCCTccgcctcagcctctgcctccgcctcagcCTTTGCTCATGCCtatccgctgccgctgccactgcccagtTTTGAGCAATTCAAGCGCATTACCACGCCCGTCATGAATCTCTTCCGCAGCTCTTCGCCCATTCCCAATgtccacgcccacgcccatgaCCACGCCCACACGGTATCCTCATCGCCCAGCTCGTACGTGGGCTATGTGCGGGACCATCTGGATAAGagctgcagccactgccagaACGGCAGCCAGCCGGTGGTGCTCTCCACGAACACGGCCCTGGCCATGCCCGGACTGACGATCGGCGCCTGCACTGATCCCTGCTGCCTGGTGGAcgcgcatccgcatccgcagcaCCAACCGATCGCGTATCCGTACAGCGCGGAGCAACTGCTGCGCCGCCCCTCGCTCTCCGCTTCGATGTACCAGCCGAGCAGCTCGGAGCCCTCGCTGCCCACCATGGACCCGGCAATGTGCGGCGAGTGCGTCGACCAGCACTTCCTGGGCGGCCTCACCGGCCCCCAGGTGAACCTCGGCGCCGTGCCCACCTATCACGTGCACACGCCCACGCCGACCGCCCATCGTCGGGCCAAGGCGCAGCTGGCGGCGCCTCCGTCGCTGCCCACCCAGTCCGTGCTGCGTCTCTCGCGCCAGCTGAGCGAGGACGCCTTGGTGTCCGCCGTGCCCATCTCTGAGTCGACGGCCAAGGCGCAGCCCACCTCGATCCTGAAGAAGCCGAAACTGGAGCGCCGGCGCATGTTCCACGAGGGCCAGTCACGCTCCCTGGACTACGATGATCTGCACAACAAGAGCTGGGGCCGTCGTCGCATCCGCTACGAGGATGAGGTGGCCCAACATGAGGCGGCCGCCTATCCCTATCCCCATTCCTATCCCTATCCCCACTCCTCAACGTCCCCGGCGGAGGGACAGTTGCCCATGTCGCGGCGCTACGGATCTGAGACAAACATTCGTCAGTCGTACATGGGCGCCAATGTGGATGCCCACAATCCGCTGAGCCACTCGCATTTCCTGGTCACCGATGACAAAATCGTGACCATCACCTATGACTCGGACGTGGGCTGGACACGGCGCGGCGTGGCCCCTTCGCTTTTTCGTGGGCCGCACCGGCAGCAGCGCGGAGCCATGTCGCTGGATCTGCAACGGACCAATCAGCAGAAGCTCTACGGCCCTGCGGCGCCGTATTTGAAGCGTCGGCGGAATCTGCCGCATCCGCCCAGTGCACAGAATGCGCACAATTTCTCGCCCATGGAGGCACGGGACGGTGGATCGACGGGGATGGACTATGCACTGCCGCAGCATGGTGGCGAGCAGCGGGGCGGTAACGTCGGAATCGGAAACGGtagcgggggcgggggcgggggcggtggTCAACACAACAATATGAACAGTAACAGTACCACACTCAACCAATCACACCACCAAAATCacaccaccaaccaccaccacaatagccaacaacaacaagcgagTAGTGTTAGTGTTAGTCAAAgtcacaacaaaaaagggaaagaaggCATCGCTATCGGCGGAACGATGGCATCATCGGAGCAACAGACGAAATCTAGTAGTGGGAGCGGTGGTGCAAcatctgctgccgctgctggcaaTATCGTCGTCGGTGGTAATAATGCTAATAATGcttcttcttcctcttttGCAAATCCCCCACAACAACATCATGGTGTCGCCAATCAACCAATTACAACAAATGCATCACCCAACACCAACACGAACACCAACAttaacaattacaacaattacaTGAACAataacaactacaacaacaaccaaaaccgTGCCCAATCATCATcaacacaaccacaacaacaacaacaacaattacaacaattacaacaaccaAACACAAATTCAACAACACCAATGAACACAACAACGAATGACGTGACTCATGACGCAACAAATcccacacaacaacaacaaaatacatgcacaaatcaatcaacaacaacaatcacaacttcaacaacaacaacaaacacatcGTCGAATGCAACGAATGcggcgacaacgacgacgacaacaacaacgacaactgcaacaacaacaacaacaactgcaacaaatgcTACAACAACTGCCACAAATCCAACAACgaatacaaatacaacaaataatacGAACGATACAaacgcaacaacaacgaacGATGCGGATGCGGACGCGGATGCTCCGCTCGATGCCATCGACTGGGATGCAATCGACGCCATGTTGGATGACGACTTCAGCGAGTACGACAAGGACAAGAACGGCACTGAGGGTGGTGCCAAATCCACAGAAGGTGGCGCCGAGGGAGAAGATAAAGCTG ATGGTAGCCAATCGGATACCGCCAATGATCGCAAGAAAGGCGGCACCGTGGACCAGGAACGCTCGCCCaaaggcggcagcggcatgggCAAGAAATCCAATTCCACATCCCAGCTGTCCGCAACAG GTCGTAAAAGACGTATGGGCTTTGGAAAGAAGGGTAAGAACTCGTTCACGGTGCATCGGAGCGAAGAGGTGCTGCCCGGTGATATCACGCGGGAGCTgcgcggtggcggtggcgttggcgtcgctggtgccggtgctggtggtgccaGCGGTGCTgccggaggcggtggcggtggcctgTCGCGTGGCTCGTCCTCGGAGGCGGATGCCATTGAGCAGTTTTTCGGCGATGGCGCCGGTGGGGAAAG ATTCTCTCCCTCGTTGCGCAATGATGGAGCCCTCAATGAGTTTGTCGAGGGCCTGGGACCGGGACAACTGGTGGGGCGCCAGGTGCTGGGTGCACCCTCCCTGGGCGACATTCAGCTATCGATGTGCCATCAAAAAGGCTTTCTGGAGGTGGAGGTCATACGAGCCAGAGGATTGACG CAAAAACCCTCATCGAAGATGCTGCCCGCACCGTATGTGAAGGTGTATCTGGTGTCAGGCAAGAACTGTGTCGACAAGATGAAGACTTCGACGGCGCGTCGCACCCTGGATCCACTCTATCAGCAGCAGTTGGTGTTCAAGCACTCCTACGCTGGTTGCATACTCCAG ATAACCGTTTGGGGCGACTACGGGCGCATCGAGAAGAAAGTGTTCATGGGCGTTGCTCAGATAATGCTCGATGATCTGAATCTGTCAAATATCGTGATCGGCTGGTACAAGCTCTTTGGCACCACCTCACTGGTCAGTTGTTCTACTGTAGGTTTAGGCTCTAGGCGCTCATCGTTAGCCTCACTCGATTCACTCAAACTCTAG